The segment CACCCTGACTTACATTTATTTCGGATATCCTTTTTCCGTTCTGATTTTTTCAAAATGGATCAGAAAGGAGATCCGGCGGGGGGAGTACGCGCCGCAAGTGACAATTGTGATCTCCGCTTTCAACGAAGAGGGGTCGATCGGGGAGACGATTCGAAACAAGCTGTCCCTCAACTATCCGGAGAAAAAGCTGGAGATCATCGTCGTGTCGGACGGCTCCACTGATCGAACCGACGAGATCGTCAAAAGTTTTATCTCTTCGAATGTTCGATTCTTTCGCCAGGAGCCGAGGGGGGGAAAGACATCGGCGCTGAATCTGGCGGTGAGGGAGGCCAAGGGAGAGATCATCGTCTTCTCCGACGCCAATTCGATCTACGATCGAGAGGCGCTTCGGCATCTAATGAGTAATTTCAACGATCCCACCATCGGCTATGTGACGGGAAAGATGATCTATGCGAACCCTGACGGATCGATGATTGGAGACGGCTGCTCGGCTTACATGAAATACGAAAACTTTCTGAGGTCCAAAGAGACCTTGATCGGATCGATCGTCGGGGTGGACGGCGGAATCGATGCGGTGAAAAAGGAACTCTACCGGCCGATGATGCCGCATCAGCTGCCCGACTTTGTGCTCCCTTTGAGTGTGGTGCAGCAGGGATACCGCGTGGTCTATGAGCCGAATGCGCTCCTGAAGGAGCAGGCGCTTTCTGCGGCGAGGGATGAGTACAAGATGCGCGTTCGCGTTTCGCTTCGATCTCTCTGGACCTTGATGGAGATGAAAAGCCTCTTCAACCTTTTTCGTTATGGGTGGTTCTCCTGGCAATTGTTTTCTCATAAATTGCTCCGATATGCCGCCTTCGGCCTGATGCTGGCGCTCTATGTTCTGAACGGATTTTTATTGGGAGATCACCGGATTTATCAATTGTTCTTTTTCCTCCAGACGCTCTTCCACACCGGGTCATACATCGGGTATCTGCTGCAGACGAAAAAGTGGGACTTGCGGCTCTTTTATATCCCCTTCTATTTCTCGCTGATCAACATTGCGGCAGGACATGCCTTTCTAAAGTTTCTCAAA is part of the Candidatus Manganitrophus noduliformans genome and harbors:
- a CDS encoding glycosyltransferase family 2 protein, with the translated sequence MSALEAAFIGVLITLTYIYFGYPFSVLIFSKWIRKEIRRGEYAPQVTIVISAFNEEGSIGETIRNKLSLNYPEKKLEIIVVSDGSTDRTDEIVKSFISSNVRFFRQEPRGGKTSALNLAVREAKGEIIVFSDANSIYDREALRHLMSNFNDPTIGYVTGKMIYANPDGSMIGDGCSAYMKYENFLRSKETLIGSIVGVDGGIDAVKKELYRPMMPHQLPDFVLPLSVVQQGYRVVYEPNALLKEQALSAARDEYKMRVRVSLRSLWTLMEMKSLFNLFRYGWFSWQLFSHKLLRYAAFGLMLALYVLNGFLLGDHRIYQLFFFLQTLFHTGSYIGYLLQTKKWDLRLFYIPFYFSLINIAAGHAFLKFLKGEKQALWVPRKG